The Pseudanabaena sp. FACHB-2040 genome segment AAGATTACAGCAGAGGGCATCGAAACCCAAGAACAGTTCGACTACCTCAAGCTGCAAGGATGCGATGAGGGGCAAGGATTTTACTTTGCCCGTCCAACCCCTGCTGAAGCCTGCACCCAGCGGCTCATGCTAGGCTCTAAGCAGCTTCAGGTCGCTTGAGAAAGCAGCCCTGGCAGTCTAGTGTTATCCGCGAACACCTCAAGCATCAGCGGCATGCTAGGCTGCCAGCGACTGTCTCAATGAGCTGAGTATGGTGTTTCTATCGGGCTGGTTAACGGTTCTTGTCGTAGGCTTGATCGCCGTCATCACCCCCGGCCCCGACTTTGTGCTCACACTGCGGAGCAGCCTGACCCATTCTCGGCAGGCAGGTATCTACACTGCTATCGGGATCGGCGCAGGCAACCTGGTTCACGCCACCTACTCACTCATTGGCATTGGGGCCATCGTCTCCCAATCCATTCTGCTGTTTAACCTACTCAAGGGGTTGGGGGCAGCTTATCTGATATACGTAGGCATCAAATCCTTACGAGCCCAAAAAACCGCAGTGGGTATAGGAACTGTCCGCTCTAGCCGCAGCATTAGTCGGAAAGCAGCTTTTCGGATTGGCTTTTTCGGCAACTTGCTCAACCCCAAGGCGACTCTGTTTTTCCTGGCGTTGTTTACACAAATTGTTCAACCCGCTACTCCGGTCTTGGTTCAGGCTGCTTATGGAATTGCGATCGCAGCCTTAGCCCTCATCTGGTTCACGCTAGTTGCCGTCTGGATCTCGCAGGCAGGCATCAAGGCACGGCTAGAAGCTTGCTCCCATTGGCTAGAGCGCTTGGCAGGAGTAGTCTTAGTCACCTTTGGCGTACGGCTGGCGGTGGCTGAACTTAATCAGCAATAGGTTGGGCAGCCGCGATTACCTGTTCTTTGCCGGGTCCATAGGTTAGCTCTAGGGTCTGCTCGCTGGCAGCAGCTTTGGTGGCTGTGCGATAGACTCGCTCATTGGTTGGCAGGGTGCGGCGCTGGCCGTCGTGGTCAAAGGTAATGGCGTAGTCTACGGACTTCAGCAGTTGGGGATCGGTGCGAAGTTCGGCAGTGAACTGCTTGCCCGATTCCAGCTCATCAGCGGTGGGGCGAGGGGGCAGTTCTGGCCACCACAGCCCCTTATCATCGGGGCCGGTGACAGCGAGATCGGGCTCTACCCCATCGCGGTTGACCAGCGAAGTCGAGGCAAATTTCTGCCGCCGAATGGTTTGAGCCCTATCAAAGCTCCTGGCATACTCGACTTGCCAGGTATAGGTCACCGTTGCTGTGGCTTCGTAGGTTTCGGTGGTGATGTCTGCGCCTGTGGGCAGCCGGGTTGCTGCTTCTTGACAACCAGCCAGGCTCGTTACGGCTATGCCTGCTAGGCCAGCAACTAACCAGGGAGCAGACAATCTTTTCATTTTCAATGCCCGCATAGGTAGTGATGAAGCTCGACGACAAATCGCTTCTGCACTTTAACAGAACCGCCAGCCCGAACTGCTGTTGGCTCACTGCAGATGACGTTCATTAAGCAGTGTTAGGTTCCTGCTAACAACAGCTAACCTGCCCGGGCAGCGGATTGTTTCGCACCCCAGAACTAGCCCTGTGCGTCCGGTGTTTTCCGCAGGTGGGTTCTGGGTATGCTCACGTCCATAGACTACGAGCTTTACTACGGCTTTACGTCGGTTGGTTTGGAAATAGTTAAGACAGGGCAATGTTCTTCATGCACGGTTAAGAGCAGTAGTACGATGGCATCGGTTGGCTTATTCGACCAAGGGTTATAAACCAACCCCTTCAGGCCGTTGACATCGTCTAGGCTGTTGACATCGTCACACGCTGGCAGAGAGCCCTGCTTTCGGCAGTGTTTCTACCGAGTATGGACCCTGAATAGCCCCCCTAGGTGACCCTCTCGTAATAAGAGCATCACAGATGACTCAAACGCCCCTTCCCCTGCAACAAACTGTTGCATCATTGCCCCCCTTTGATCGGCTGCCTGAAGCTGCGGTCAACCAACTGTTGCAAACGGCGCAGCCCTATAAATATCGAATTGGCCAGCCCATATTGCGTCGAGAAGTGCTCTCTCAGCAGGTAATTTTACTGCTGGAGGGGCATGCCCGCCTGCTGGGCTACGACCCCCGCGACCAAAAGCCGATTACGCTGCAGCGTCTGGGGCGGGG includes the following:
- a CDS encoding LysE family transporter, which translates into the protein MVFLSGWLTVLVVGLIAVITPGPDFVLTLRSSLTHSRQAGIYTAIGIGAGNLVHATYSLIGIGAIVSQSILLFNLLKGLGAAYLIYVGIKSLRAQKTAVGIGTVRSSRSISRKAAFRIGFFGNLLNPKATLFFLALFTQIVQPATPVLVQAAYGIAIAALALIWFTLVAVWISQAGIKARLEACSHWLERLAGVVLVTFGVRLAVAELNQQ